A window of the Streptomyces griseochromogenes genome harbors these coding sequences:
- a CDS encoding class IV adenylate cyclase, producing the protein MKHEYEAKFLAVDVVGLQAKLAALGAVKALPRTLLTRKIFENDSLDGGAWLRLRDEGTRSTLTLKQVTDATTIDGTKEIETEVADLHAMAEILSRVGLTEVRYQENYREEWRLGEVAFDFDTWPDLPTFLEIEGPDEASVRQAAALLELDYSEARFGSVDEIYKSEAGRDILAEPTLLFSDAEKQGSAPLAVQGG; encoded by the coding sequence ATGAAGCACGAGTACGAGGCGAAGTTCCTGGCCGTCGACGTCGTTGGCCTGCAGGCCAAGCTGGCCGCCCTCGGTGCCGTCAAGGCGCTCCCCCGCACCCTCCTCACCCGTAAGATCTTCGAGAACGATTCCCTCGACGGAGGGGCGTGGCTCCGGCTGAGGGACGAGGGCACCCGCTCGACGCTCACGCTCAAGCAGGTCACCGACGCCACGACGATCGACGGCACCAAGGAGATCGAGACCGAGGTCGCCGACCTGCACGCCATGGCCGAAATCCTGAGCCGGGTGGGCCTCACCGAGGTCCGCTACCAGGAGAACTACCGCGAGGAGTGGCGCCTGGGAGAGGTCGCCTTCGACTTCGACACCTGGCCCGACCTCCCCACGTTCCTGGAGATCGAGGGGCCCGACGAGGCGTCGGTACGGCAGGCCGCCGCTCTTCTGGAACTCGACTACTCCGAAGCCCGGTTCGGCAGCGTCGATGAGATCTACAAGAGCGAGGCCGGCCGCGACATCCTCGCCGAGCCCACCCTGCTGTTCTCCGATGCCGAGAAGCAGGGGAGTGCTCCCTTGGCAGTTCAAGGCGGTTGA
- a CDS encoding class I SAM-dependent methyltransferase translates to MQTRSLWEHTLTFFPQFLVTLRERVASNATIAVVGASDGKFVLPLAAAGYRVVAIERDALAVHGGEVRLPGDSEAHAMGLIDRLKQEELDARVQVVEEDFLAGDPLDMQCEAVWTSCSWHYSANHHRPLAEFVDRMQRLVHPGGVFGAEFMMPVETRHHLVEHYTSPERLHRHFLSDWDVLLTLRTDEFTERPHVDQLHDHTHRMGLLLAARTSTLTDRF, encoded by the coding sequence ATGCAGACACGGAGCCTGTGGGAGCACACCCTCACCTTCTTCCCTCAGTTCCTCGTCACTCTGCGGGAGCGCGTTGCCTCTAACGCCACCATCGCAGTCGTCGGTGCGAGCGACGGCAAGTTCGTCCTGCCTCTGGCAGCCGCTGGGTACCGCGTAGTAGCGATCGAGCGCGATGCGCTTGCCGTGCACGGAGGTGAGGTCCGCCTCCCGGGTGACAGCGAAGCGCACGCGATGGGCTTGATCGACCGGCTGAAGCAAGAGGAACTCGACGCTCGTGTGCAGGTCGTTGAAGAGGACTTCCTGGCAGGGGATCCCCTGGACATGCAATGTGAGGCGGTCTGGACGAGCTGCTCGTGGCACTACAGTGCCAACCACCACCGCCCGCTCGCCGAGTTCGTCGACCGCATGCAACGCCTGGTCCACCCGGGCGGCGTGTTCGGTGCGGAGTTCATGATGCCCGTCGAAACGCGCCACCACTTGGTGGAGCACTACACCTCTCCCGAGCGCCTGCACCGTCACTTCCTCAGTGACTGGGATGTCCTGCTCACCCTGCGCACGGACGAGTTCACCGAACGGCCCCACGTCGACCAGCTGCACGACCACACCCATCGCATGGGCCTGCTCCTGGCAGCCCGTACGTCCACCCTCACCGACCGTTTCTGA
- a CDS encoding radical SAM protein, which yields MIGEVTGIKKIRMLYLQLLYRCNFTCLHCFHGKRLQYADAFTAEEAVSLLDLMRDEYGTEAVTLLGGEPFVHRELPQVVRHAKQELGQRVEICTNGYRIERCLTEIAPHLDLLRVSLEGVGSTNDGIRKRGSYQSALHSLGLARDLGVSTGVTMTVTSRNIGEVLPLARVLAHLGVRQLKLHHLRPVGNAANHPELLVTDTAAYGRLREELAETELPLEVIVDEDLSEHSAPEVCAPSGGPREIDRIEADPRGALTMSCKAVGKDSHAFWYEKSANRIVHRPSATDEITLPVPDVVYAHA from the coding sequence GTGATCGGGGAAGTCACGGGGATCAAGAAGATCCGAATGCTGTACCTGCAGTTGCTGTACCGCTGCAACTTCACGTGTCTGCACTGCTTCCACGGCAAGCGCCTTCAGTATGCCGATGCCTTCACCGCTGAGGAAGCCGTCAGCCTTCTCGACCTGATGCGGGATGAATACGGCACGGAGGCCGTCACCCTGCTCGGTGGGGAGCCGTTCGTCCATCGGGAGCTCCCACAGGTCGTCCGGCACGCCAAGCAGGAGCTGGGCCAGCGTGTCGAGATCTGCACCAACGGGTACCGGATCGAGCGCTGCCTGACCGAGATTGCTCCGCACCTGGACTTGCTCCGGGTCTCCCTGGAGGGTGTCGGCTCGACCAACGACGGCATCCGCAAGCGCGGCAGCTACCAGAGCGCTCTCCACTCGCTCGGCCTGGCACGGGACCTCGGTGTTTCAACCGGCGTGACCATGACCGTGACCTCACGGAACATCGGCGAGGTACTCCCCCTCGCCCGTGTCTTGGCCCACCTCGGAGTCCGGCAGCTGAAGCTCCACCATCTGCGGCCCGTCGGCAACGCCGCAAACCATCCCGAGCTGCTGGTAACCGACACGGCCGCCTACGGCCGGCTCCGCGAAGAGCTCGCGGAAACCGAGTTGCCGCTTGAAGTGATCGTCGACGAGGACCTCTCCGAGCACAGCGCTCCTGAGGTCTGCGCACCGTCCGGCGGACCTCGCGAGATCGACCGGATCGAGGCCGACCCACGCGGTGCGCTCACCATGTCCTGCAAGGCGGTGGGCAAGGACTCCCACGCGTTCTGGTACGAGAAGTCCGCGAACCGTATCGTCCACAGGCCCTCCGCCACGGACGAGATCACGCTCCCGGTACCGGACGTGGTGTACGCGCATGCCTGA
- a CDS encoding HAD family hydrolase, whose product MELIILWDIDHTLIENSGVSKEIYAAAFSSLAGCVPTGPARTEGRTDRLIMREMFLRDELPVPEWPVIEDALAQAGHDRLGDLRSRGTALPGVHEVLKAASLRSGWVSSVLTGNIAANAHVKLSAFGLDSLLDLSVGSYGADAELRPELVAVARQRIQRLRGVPADVPAVLVGDTPRDVEAALSTDSGIVAVASGVHSPEELAAAGAHEILPDLLDTKEVLSVLESFAGHAKRPRTSLDRPRMR is encoded by the coding sequence ATGGAGCTCATCATCCTGTGGGACATCGACCATACCCTCATTGAGAACTCGGGGGTGAGCAAGGAGATTTACGCGGCTGCCTTCTCATCACTCGCGGGGTGTGTGCCGACGGGGCCGGCTCGCACCGAGGGGCGCACGGATCGGCTGATCATGCGCGAGATGTTCCTTCGTGACGAGCTGCCCGTGCCAGAGTGGCCCGTGATCGAGGACGCCCTCGCACAGGCCGGGCATGACCGCCTGGGTGATCTGCGCTCGCGCGGGACAGCCTTGCCGGGGGTCCACGAGGTACTGAAGGCCGCCTCACTGCGAAGCGGTTGGGTTTCCTCTGTCCTGACCGGCAACATCGCCGCCAACGCCCATGTGAAGCTGTCCGCTTTCGGCCTCGACTCCCTGTTGGACCTGTCGGTGGGCTCCTACGGAGCGGACGCCGAGCTCCGTCCCGAACTTGTCGCGGTCGCCCGCCAACGCATACAGCGGCTCCGTGGCGTTCCGGCCGATGTGCCCGCCGTACTGGTGGGGGACACTCCCCGTGACGTGGAGGCCGCCCTGTCCACGGATTCGGGGATCGTCGCGGTCGCCTCCGGCGTCCACAGTCCCGAGGAGCTGGCCGCTGCCGGCGCTCACGAAATCCTGCCCGACCTATTGGACACCAAAGAGGTTCTCAGCGTCCTGGAGTCCTTCGCGGGTCACGCAAAACGTCCCAGGACGTCCTTGGATCGTCCCCGAATGCGGTGA
- a CDS encoding helix-turn-helix domain-containing protein, which translates to MNDRLHSVLAQRGVSPESLAEVCEVDPKTVSRWLGGRIPHARHRFRVARHLRVEETFLWPASPRRSGRSRDGLGTELVGTYQNRASVPRDVWLSLLREAQHEISVLVFSGTFFAQSNPHVAKMLSERAAEGIRVRLCFGDPDGQAVAIRGREEGIGDTLAAKIRASLTYYHPLLGEAGCAVRLHDTTLYTSMFRYDDNLLINPHIWGQPASANPLLHLKRAGGIGWFDNYAESFDSVWAAARPWTPDQERTAPYGQD; encoded by the coding sequence GTGAACGACCGACTGCACTCTGTGCTCGCGCAGCGCGGTGTCTCGCCCGAATCGCTCGCGGAAGTGTGCGAGGTGGATCCCAAGACGGTGAGCCGGTGGCTGGGCGGGCGGATTCCGCATGCTCGGCATCGCTTCCGTGTCGCGCGCCACCTGCGCGTGGAAGAGACCTTCCTATGGCCAGCATCGCCTCGACGATCCGGCCGGTCGCGTGACGGGTTAGGCACCGAGCTGGTCGGCACCTATCAGAACCGAGCCAGCGTGCCGCGGGACGTCTGGCTCTCGCTGCTGCGAGAGGCTCAGCACGAGATCAGCGTCCTCGTCTTCTCCGGCACCTTCTTCGCGCAGTCCAACCCGCATGTTGCCAAGATGCTCTCCGAGCGTGCTGCCGAGGGCATCCGGGTACGCCTGTGCTTCGGTGACCCAGACGGTCAGGCAGTCGCAATCCGAGGCCGTGAAGAGGGTATCGGCGACACCCTGGCCGCCAAGATCCGGGCCTCGCTGACGTACTACCACCCCTTGCTGGGTGAGGCCGGATGCGCCGTACGGCTCCACGACACCACGCTCTACACGTCCATGTTCCGCTACGACGACAACCTTCTGATCAATCCGCACATCTGGGGACAACCTGCCAGCGCCAACCCTCTGCTCCACCTCAAGAGGGCTGGCGGTATCGGGTGGTTCGACAACTACGCTGAGAGCTTCGACTCCGTCTGGGCCGCTGCGCGGCCATGGACGCCCGATCAGGAGAGGACCGCCCCCTATGGGCAGGACTGA
- a CDS encoding NUDIX hydrolase → MGRTEYYNDPAAPKANTLIPASNLLVVDETGAILLQRRRDTGQWALPGGAQDIGETAAECAVRECLEETGIMAEITGFLGVYTNPNHIVAYTDGEIRQQYENTYIGRPIGGAPTINDEADGVRFVQPTDLDQYDIHPSMRQQIGDYLAGTYPYLG, encoded by the coding sequence ATGGGCAGGACTGAGTACTACAACGACCCGGCTGCCCCGAAGGCGAACACCCTCATCCCGGCCAGCAACCTGCTCGTCGTCGACGAGACCGGAGCCATCCTCCTCCAGCGCCGCCGCGACACCGGCCAGTGGGCGCTTCCCGGCGGCGCCCAGGACATCGGCGAGACCGCGGCCGAGTGCGCGGTACGCGAGTGCCTGGAGGAGACCGGCATCATGGCCGAGATCACCGGATTCCTCGGCGTCTACACCAACCCGAACCACATCGTCGCCTACACCGATGGCGAGATCCGCCAGCAGTACGAGAACACCTACATCGGCCGCCCCATCGGCGGAGCCCCCACGATCAACGACGAGGCCGACGGCGTCCGCTTCGTCCAGCCGACCGACCTCGACCAGTACGACATCCACCCGAGCATGCGCCAGCAGATCGGGGACTACCTGGCCGGCACCTACCCTTACCTCGGCTGA
- a CDS encoding HD domain-containing protein, with product MADLIAEWATQVAETELSAALPRRWAHTQGVAERAIEVSGLFGEGAGLLIAAATLHDVGYAPRLAVTGFHPLDGARFLRDEHGADERLVRLVANHSFALLEAEERGLRDELASEFPLLEEPLLVDALVYCDMTTTPDGGRTSMQERIAEIVGRYSVDSVVGRFIRRAAPEIFSSVERIETALAAQPR from the coding sequence ATGGCCGATCTGATTGCTGAGTGGGCGACGCAGGTAGCGGAAACCGAGCTCAGCGCTGCGCTTCCACGAAGGTGGGCGCATACGCAAGGCGTGGCCGAGCGTGCAATCGAAGTCAGCGGGCTCTTTGGCGAAGGCGCTGGCCTGCTCATCGCCGCTGCCACGCTGCATGACGTCGGGTACGCGCCTCGGCTGGCCGTGACGGGGTTCCACCCGCTGGACGGGGCAAGGTTTCTTCGTGACGAGCACGGGGCCGACGAGCGGCTCGTGCGGCTGGTCGCGAACCACTCCTTTGCCCTGTTGGAGGCCGAGGAGCGTGGTCTGCGGGACGAGTTGGCGTCGGAGTTCCCCTTGCTGGAGGAGCCTCTGCTGGTGGATGCCCTCGTGTACTGCGACATGACGACGACGCCTGACGGCGGCCGGACCAGTATGCAGGAGCGGATCGCGGAGATCGTCGGCCGCTATAGCGTGGACAGCGTGGTCGGCCGATTCATCCGCCGCGCGGCGCCGGAAATCTTCTCCTCCGTAGAGAGGATCGAGACGGCGCTGGCGGCTCAGCCGAGGTAA